The following coding sequences are from one Odontesthes bonariensis isolate fOdoBon6 chromosome 10, fOdoBon6.hap1, whole genome shotgun sequence window:
- the LOC142390110 gene encoding transcription factor HES-2-like: MSPNMTCQAPPSFSPRLTVAKRKEALELRKTMKPLMEKRRRARINDSLNHLKNLILPLTGRDKSRYSKLEKADILEITVRFLSDIPPVNTKNPADTYREGYKACLQRVSVLLPKTSLDQDARQRVNDFVQKSMSATVTPTCLNCCTQSSRTLPQIHQKLLNLKSSFSTRLDSRSRSSGAEATCRAQSVAQSVAQPVSAAMWRPW; encoded by the exons ATGTCTCCAAACATGACTTGTCAAGCTCCCCCGTCCTTTTCTCCAAGGCTTACGGTTGCCAAAAGAAAAGAGGCTCTTGAGCTCAGAAAG acAATGAAACCACTGATGGAAAAGAGAAGGCGCGCCCGTATCAACGACAGCTTGAACCACTTGAAAAACCTCATCCTTCCCCTTACAGGAAGAGAT AAATCACGCTACTCCAAATTGGAGAAAGCTGACATCCTGGAAATAACTGTGAGGTTTCTCAGTGACATTCCACCTGTCAACACCAAAA ACCCAGCAGACACCTACAGAGAAGGTTACAAAGCATGTCTCCAGCGCGTCTCCGTTCTGCTTCCCAAAACGAGCCTGGACCAAGACGCGCGCCAGCGGGTCAACGACTTCGTCCAAAAGTCCATGTCGGCGACCGTCACCCCAACCTGCCTGAACTGCTGCACCCAGAGCTCCCGGACTCTCCCTCAGATCCACCAAAAACTCCTGAACCTGAAATCCAGCTTCAGCACCAGACTCGACAGTCGGTCTCGCAGCAGTGGAGCAGAGGCTACGTGCCGAGCGCAGTCAGTCGCGCAGTCAGTCGCGCAGCCAGTCAGCGCTGCTATGTGGAGACCTTGGTAG